One window from the genome of Amycolatopsis sp. NBC_01480 encodes:
- a CDS encoding DMT family transporter produces the protein MEATLRWSLVTAVAPIAWGTNYFVTHELLPPGLPLYGAVLRALPAGLLLLAVRRRRPHGSWWWKSLVLGALNTSAFFTLIYVSAQALPTSLASMIMATSPVVLMLLAWLLVAERPTVLALAGAVIGIAGACLMLLTAAVRVDALGVAASVGAMTLSSVGYILAKRWSGEVDVIASTSWQLIAGSLLLIPPAVVVEGAPPALTGDMLLGFGYVTVVATALAFAAWFTGLKHLPAASVGLIGLLNPVTGVLLGTLLAGDTLTGQQLGGIALVLAGLVLGQPVISRFRRRAAGSRPAVLSGRSERARPPAPPARPAGPAAADPACGGSGPAGGRPGSRPW, from the coding sequence ATGGAAGCTACCTTGCGGTGGAGCCTGGTCACCGCCGTCGCGCCGATCGCCTGGGGCACCAACTACTTCGTCACCCACGAGCTCCTGCCGCCCGGGCTGCCGCTGTATGGCGCGGTCCTGCGGGCACTGCCGGCCGGACTGCTCCTGCTCGCGGTGCGCCGGCGGCGGCCGCACGGGTCGTGGTGGTGGAAGTCGCTGGTGCTGGGCGCGTTGAACACCAGCGCGTTCTTCACGCTCATCTACGTTTCCGCGCAGGCGCTCCCGACCAGCCTGGCGTCCATGATCATGGCCACCTCCCCGGTGGTGCTGATGCTGCTGGCCTGGCTGCTGGTGGCCGAGCGGCCGACGGTGCTCGCGCTGGCCGGGGCGGTGATCGGCATCGCCGGGGCCTGCCTGATGCTGCTGACCGCGGCGGTGCGGGTCGACGCGCTCGGCGTCGCCGCGTCGGTGGGCGCGATGACGCTGTCCTCGGTCGGGTACATCCTGGCGAAACGGTGGTCGGGCGAGGTGGACGTGATCGCGTCGACCTCCTGGCAGCTCATCGCGGGCAGCCTGCTGCTGATCCCGCCGGCGGTCGTGGTGGAGGGCGCGCCGCCGGCGCTGACCGGGGACATGCTGCTCGGGTTCGGCTACGTCACCGTGGTGGCCACCGCGCTCGCGTTCGCCGCCTGGTTCACCGGGCTGAAGCACCTGCCCGCCGCGTCCGTCGGCCTGATCGGGCTGCTCAATCCCGTCACCGGGGTGCTGCTGGGCACGCTGCTGGCCGGTGACACGCTGACCGGGCAACAGCTCGGCGGCATCGCGCTGGTGCTGGCCGGGCTGGTGCTCGGACAGCCGGTCATCAGCCGCTTTCGCCGTCGCGCCGCCGGTTCCCGTCCGGCCGTCCTGAGTGGACGGTCTGAGCGAGCGCGTCCTCCAGCGCCGCCCGCGCGCCCCGCAGGGCCAGCCGCAGCTGATCCGGCTTGCGGCGGATCTGGGCCAGCAGGAGGCCGCCCTGGATCGCGGCCATGGTGA
- a CDS encoding LysR substrate-binding domain-containing protein: protein MDPRRLVVLAAVADEGGVGPAARALGHTPSAVSQQLSRLEREAGVPLVDRSGPHASLTEAGHLLAEHGRRVDRVLADAAGALGAWTGAAAGRVVLGVPPSAIAAVVGSALPELAERYPEVEPVVVEVDAAEGVAPLRSGRVDALLLGDDRDTATVLPPRTVATVLVEDEYRVVVPAGWTSATGLDHRRPITGPAAAARLDRRQPITDPAAAVGPDHQPGTPDPVADLDHQPWIVGPVESAHGRAFARFISAHGLTPARTHVAAQPWTTRAMLAAGLGAAVLPQFTAVRTPGVVVCEFDVPGSFVLRMVRRQGRPGPVPAVEAAVAAVRAAVLHAAEDYADSGTAPRDPVVTRLRDPSER from the coding sequence GTGGATCCACGAAGACTGGTCGTGCTCGCCGCCGTCGCCGATGAGGGCGGGGTCGGCCCGGCCGCCCGCGCGCTGGGGCACACGCCGAGTGCGGTGTCGCAGCAGCTCAGCCGCCTGGAGCGGGAGGCGGGCGTGCCGCTCGTGGACCGCTCCGGCCCGCACGCGTCGCTCACCGAGGCCGGTCACCTCCTCGCCGAACACGGCCGCCGAGTCGACCGGGTACTCGCCGACGCAGCGGGCGCCCTGGGCGCCTGGACCGGCGCGGCTGCGGGCCGGGTGGTGCTGGGCGTGCCCCCGAGCGCGATCGCGGCGGTGGTCGGGTCTGCGCTGCCCGAGCTGGCCGAGCGGTACCCGGAGGTCGAGCCGGTGGTGGTGGAGGTCGACGCCGCCGAGGGCGTCGCTCCTTTGCGGTCCGGCCGAGTAGACGCCCTCCTGCTGGGCGACGACCGCGACACCGCGACCGTCCTGCCACCGCGAACGGTCGCCACGGTGCTGGTTGAGGACGAGTACCGGGTGGTGGTGCCTGCAGGCTGGACGTCGGCGACCGGACTGGACCATCGGCGGCCGATCACCGGCCCGGCTGCGGCGGCGAGGCTGGACCGGCGACAGCCGATCACCGACCCGGCCGCAGCGGTAGGGCCGGACCATCAGCCGGGGACGCCCGACCCGGTGGCAGACCTGGACCATCAGCCGTGGATCGTCGGGCCGGTCGAGTCAGCGCACGGCCGCGCGTTCGCCCGGTTCATCTCGGCGCATGGCCTCACGCCCGCGCGCACCCACGTGGCAGCCCAGCCGTGGACCACCCGGGCGATGCTTGCGGCGGGTCTCGGCGCGGCGGTGCTGCCGCAGTTCACCGCGGTTCGCACGCCGGGGGTGGTGGTGTGCGAGTTCGACGTGCCGGGCTCCTTCGTGCTGCGGATGGTGCGGCGCCAGGGCCGTCCGGGTCCGGTGCCCGCGGTGGAAGCGGCGGTGGCCGCCGTCCGCGCCGCGGTCCTGCACGCAGCCGAGGATTACGCCGATTCCGGCACCGCCCCACGCGATCCCGTGGTCACCCGGCTGCGGGATCCGAGTGAGCGGTGA
- a CDS encoding helix-turn-helix transcriptional regulator, translating into MATAEFGQAVRRWRDRVTPEAAGLPVGGRRRASGLRREELAQLAGISVDYVTRLEQGRATSPSAQVVEALARALRLSAIERAHLFRLAGLNPPGPETVPTFINPSVHRLLDRLTGTPVAVFDATWTLLLANPPYAALMGDPSGWRGFERNSVWRQFAGPGSRAQHTPESLAQFRTGLVADLRATAERYPADPQLRRMVTELRATSAQFAELWDSGASASQEAGLKTILHPEVGPLKLDCDVLAVVGNDLRIMVYTAEPGTEDAERLALITVLGTQALSG; encoded by the coding sequence ATGGCGACGGCGGAGTTCGGGCAGGCGGTGCGACGCTGGCGTGACCGCGTCACGCCCGAGGCGGCCGGGCTGCCCGTCGGCGGGCGCCGGCGGGCGAGCGGGCTGCGCCGGGAGGAATTGGCCCAGCTGGCCGGAATCTCCGTCGACTATGTGACCCGGCTGGAGCAGGGCCGGGCTACCAGTCCTTCGGCGCAGGTGGTCGAAGCGCTGGCCCGTGCGCTGCGGCTGTCCGCGATCGAGCGCGCCCACCTGTTCCGGCTGGCCGGGCTGAACCCGCCGGGCCCGGAGACGGTGCCGACGTTCATCAACCCGAGCGTCCACCGGCTGCTGGACCGGCTGACCGGCACACCGGTCGCGGTCTTCGACGCGACGTGGACGCTGCTGCTGGCCAACCCGCCGTACGCCGCGCTGATGGGTGACCCGTCGGGCTGGCGGGGTTTCGAGCGCAACTCCGTGTGGCGGCAGTTCGCCGGCCCGGGCTCGCGGGCCCAGCACACCCCGGAATCGCTGGCCCAGTTCCGCACCGGCCTGGTCGCCGACCTGCGCGCCACCGCCGAACGCTACCCGGCCGACCCGCAGCTACGGCGGATGGTCACGGAGCTGCGGGCCACCAGTGCGCAGTTCGCGGAGCTGTGGGATTCCGGCGCGTCGGCCTCGCAGGAAGCCGGCCTGAAGACGATCCTCCACCCGGAGGTCGGCCCCCTGAAACTCGACTGCGACGTCCTGGCCGTGGTGGGCAACGACCTGCGGATCATGGTCTACACGGCGGAACCGGGCACCGAGGACGCTGAGCGGCTGGCGTTGATCACTGTGCTCGGGACTCAGGCTTTGAGCGGCTGA
- a CDS encoding DUF2087 domain-containing protein produces the protein MPSPEALVSALADPARLRLFGRICAAPDGLPASGDARTTKLARRLMAAGLVSLAQEHYRAVPEAFRDALAKPSADPVEGLFSRGRLVAMPRPGQLRQAVFERLAEEFAPGRRYTERNVRDRLSAIHDDHATLRRHLVDEGLLRRSDDGSAYWRAG, from the coding sequence ATGCCCTCACCGGAAGCATTGGTCTCCGCGCTGGCCGATCCCGCGCGGCTGCGGCTGTTCGGCCGCATCTGCGCGGCGCCCGACGGGCTGCCGGCATCCGGCGACGCGCGCACCACGAAACTCGCGCGTCGCCTGATGGCCGCCGGGCTCGTTTCCCTTGCACAGGAACATTATCGCGCCGTCCCGGAGGCTTTCCGGGACGCGCTGGCCAAGCCGTCGGCCGACCCGGTCGAGGGTCTGTTCAGCCGCGGCCGGCTCGTCGCGATGCCGCGGCCGGGACAGCTCCGTCAAGCCGTTTTCGAGCGCCTGGCCGAGGAATTCGCACCCGGACGGCGCTACACCGAGCGAAACGTCCGGGACCGGCTCTCCGCGATCCACGACGACCACGCGACGCTCCGCCGTCACCTCGTGGACGAAGGCCTACTCCGGCGCAGCGACGACGGCAGCGCGTACTGGCGCGCCGGGTAG
- a CDS encoding LLM class flavin-dependent oxidoreductase, with product MKKIGFLSFGHWSASPHSETRSAADFLHQSIDLAVAAEELGADGAYFRVHHYARQAASPFPLLSAIGARTSRIEIGTGVIDMRYENPLYMAEDAGAADLISDGRLQLGVSRGSPEQVIDGWRYFGFVPRDGETEADMARRHTEEFLEVIEGEGFAQPNPRPMFANPPGLLRVEPHSEGLRERIWWGSSSNSTGVWAAKLGMNLQSSTLKTDESGEPLHVQQRKQIEAYREAWREAGHTREPRVSVSRSIFALTNDVDRAYFGRDRNSRDQIGMIDETTRAIFGRSYAAEPDELVRQLKEDEAIQAADTLLLTVPNQLGVDYNAHVLESILTHVAPELSWR from the coding sequence GTGAAGAAGATTGGATTCCTCTCGTTCGGCCACTGGTCGGCGAGCCCGCACTCCGAGACGCGGTCCGCCGCCGACTTCCTGCACCAGTCCATCGACCTGGCGGTGGCGGCCGAGGAGCTGGGCGCGGACGGCGCGTACTTCCGCGTGCACCACTACGCGCGCCAGGCGGCGAGCCCGTTCCCGCTGCTTTCGGCGATCGGCGCCCGCACGTCGAGGATCGAGATCGGCACGGGCGTGATCGACATGCGCTACGAGAACCCGCTGTACATGGCCGAGGACGCCGGCGCCGCCGACCTCATCTCCGACGGGCGGCTGCAGCTCGGCGTCAGCCGTGGCTCCCCCGAGCAGGTCATCGACGGCTGGCGCTACTTCGGTTTTGTGCCCCGCGACGGCGAGACCGAGGCGGACATGGCCCGACGGCACACCGAGGAGTTCCTCGAGGTGATCGAGGGCGAGGGCTTCGCACAGCCGAACCCGCGGCCGATGTTCGCCAACCCGCCCGGGCTGCTGCGCGTCGAGCCGCATTCCGAGGGGCTGCGCGAGCGCATCTGGTGGGGCTCGAGCTCGAACAGCACCGGCGTCTGGGCCGCGAAGCTGGGCATGAACCTGCAGAGCTCCACGCTCAAGACCGACGAGAGCGGTGAGCCGCTGCATGTCCAGCAGCGCAAGCAGATCGAGGCCTACCGGGAGGCGTGGCGCGAGGCGGGTCACACGCGTGAGCCGCGGGTTTCGGTCAGCCGCAGCATCTTCGCGCTGACCAACGACGTGGACCGCGCGTACTTCGGCCGCGACCGCAACTCCCGGGACCAGATCGGCATGATCGACGAGACGACCCGGGCGATCTTCGGCCGCTCGTACGCCGCCGAGCCGGACGAACTGGTGCGGCAGCTCAAGGAGGACGAGGCCATCCAGGCCGCGGACACGCTGCTGCTGACCGTGCCGAACCAGCTCGGCGTCGACTACAACGCGCACGTGCTGGAGAGCATCCTCACCCACGTGGCCCCGGAGCTAAGCTGGCGCTGA
- a CDS encoding MerR family DNA-binding transcriptional regulator → MAWSTREVADLAGASVRAVRHYHEIGLLKEPERGANGYKHYGTSHLLRVLRIKRLTTLGFSLPQIAAMGEADEHFEEALRSLDEELAATVERLRRTRVELELILSQGAPTELTTARDLASAAAWADLSDAGRAFFVVLSRVLGPNGLRAYEKILSRWHDDPAMAELDRLPADADEDTRRRLAERLAPAIGALAAGCPELKDATADAPRGPQFAADMMDAAIKDLFNPAQIDVMARAGDLLGTRGGPGQS, encoded by the coding sequence ATGGCGTGGAGCACTCGCGAGGTCGCGGACCTCGCCGGTGCCAGCGTGCGCGCGGTGCGGCATTACCACGAGATCGGCTTGCTCAAGGAGCCGGAGCGCGGCGCCAACGGCTACAAGCACTACGGCACGTCCCACCTGCTCCGCGTGCTGCGGATCAAGCGGCTGACCACGCTCGGGTTCTCCCTGCCCCAGATCGCCGCCATGGGCGAGGCCGACGAGCACTTCGAAGAGGCGCTGCGCTCGCTCGACGAGGAGCTGGCCGCCACCGTCGAGCGGCTGCGGCGCACCCGCGTCGAGCTGGAGCTGATCCTGAGCCAGGGCGCGCCGACCGAGCTGACCACCGCGCGTGACCTGGCGTCGGCGGCGGCCTGGGCGGACCTGTCCGACGCCGGCCGCGCCTTCTTCGTGGTCCTGAGCCGGGTGCTGGGTCCCAACGGCCTGCGGGCCTACGAGAAGATCCTCAGCCGGTGGCACGACGACCCGGCGATGGCGGAGCTCGACCGCCTGCCCGCCGACGCCGACGAGGACACCCGGCGCCGGCTCGCCGAGCGGCTGGCACCGGCCATCGGCGCGCTGGCCGCCGGCTGCCCGGAGCTGAAGGACGCGACGGCGGACGCGCCCCGCGGCCCGCAGTTCGCCGCCGACATGATGGACGCGGCGATCAAGGATCTTTTCAACCCGGCCCAGATCGATGTCATGGCCCGGGCGGGCGATCTCCTCGGCACGCGGGGAGGGCCCGGGCAGTCATGA
- a CDS encoding PPE domain-containing protein, with the protein MSSATDKDDKTASVSDPKSPDYDPHSPYYEQTMDSSSKYYVGPITDNTSSGDDLRNVSTLQVDLMGTWLGPALSPEVKNQLIQDIYEKNLEDSKKGLADGLKMRDPGTPPTTDWGNATHEQMQQAITTSADPATVAESSEEWVSVGNDLTGHQKSLGDAISASTSDWQGGGGDAAREHLANVGKWLGETAQGSVLSGRQQEIHSQALNQTQIAMKANPPVEFNVAQSMAQLQQVKDPVAYGATAGLIVNKYREQQAAREQAAQTMTQYDKTIAGAVSTPHFPAPPKLASGSASPASVSPRLQGSPRLGPDGKPVGPNGGPLGPDGKPILGPNGIPVGPNGQPMGPDGKPLLGPNGQPLGPNGQPLGPNGQPLGPNGQPLGPNGQPLGPNGLPLGPNGQPLGPNGQPLGPNGLPLGPNGQPLGPDGKPLGPGGVPQLNLPNPGDSTHAQGYNPPKIPDLNLPPGGGPGPGSPGGSIPGGGNPPSFNPPSLNMPPLNLPKDDKGKEGTQIQGYNPPSIPDVNLPPGGGPNGINPGGIPKIPDVNLPPGGGPSFTPPSIPGGISLGGPGGGSGSGGGKIPSIGLGGGVNGESISSRLGGGGAGGIGGLGGGKGGSLGGPGSATGAGSLTPEELAARGGAAGAGGKGAAGSPGMGGMGAGGKGGKGPEDKEHKIADFVESDDPLFFSPDEVVAPPVIGDWKNTDWK; encoded by the coding sequence GTGTCATCTGCCACCGACAAAGACGACAAGACGGCGTCGGTCTCCGACCCGAAGTCGCCGGACTACGACCCGCACAGCCCGTACTACGAGCAGACGATGGACTCGTCCTCGAAGTACTACGTGGGCCCGATCACCGACAACACGAGCTCCGGCGACGACCTGCGCAACGTCTCGACGCTCCAGGTCGACCTGATGGGCACCTGGCTCGGCCCCGCGCTGTCCCCGGAGGTCAAGAACCAGCTGATCCAGGACATCTACGAGAAGAACCTGGAGGACAGCAAGAAGGGGCTGGCCGACGGGCTGAAGATGCGTGACCCGGGCACCCCGCCGACCACCGACTGGGGCAACGCCACGCACGAGCAGATGCAGCAGGCGATCACGACCAGCGCGGACCCGGCCACCGTCGCCGAGTCCTCGGAGGAGTGGGTCAGCGTCGGCAACGACCTGACCGGGCACCAGAAGAGCCTCGGCGACGCGATCAGCGCCAGTACCTCCGACTGGCAGGGCGGCGGCGGCGACGCGGCGCGCGAGCACCTCGCGAACGTCGGCAAGTGGCTCGGCGAGACCGCGCAGGGCTCGGTCCTGTCCGGGCGGCAGCAGGAGATCCACTCGCAGGCGCTCAACCAGACGCAGATCGCGATGAAGGCCAACCCGCCGGTCGAGTTCAACGTGGCGCAGTCCATGGCGCAGCTGCAGCAGGTCAAGGACCCGGTGGCGTACGGCGCCACGGCGGGCCTGATCGTCAACAAGTACCGCGAGCAGCAGGCCGCGCGCGAGCAGGCCGCGCAGACCATGACGCAGTACGACAAGACCATCGCCGGCGCTGTCAGCACGCCGCACTTCCCGGCGCCGCCGAAGCTGGCCAGCGGCAGCGCGAGCCCCGCGTCGGTCTCGCCGAGGCTGCAGGGCAGCCCGCGCCTCGGCCCGGACGGCAAACCGGTGGGCCCGAACGGCGGACCGCTCGGTCCGGACGGCAAGCCGATCCTCGGCCCGAACGGGATTCCGGTGGGCCCGAACGGCCAGCCGATGGGCCCGGACGGCAAGCCGCTGCTGGGCCCGAACGGCCAGCCCCTCGGTCCGAACGGTCAGCCGCTGGGACCCAATGGCCAGCCTCTTGGCCCGAATGGCCAGCCGCTGGGTCCGAACGGTCAGCCTCTCGGTCCGAACGGTCTCCCGCTGGGTCCGAACGGTCAGCCTCTCGGCCCGAACGGCCAGCCGCTGGGACCGAACGGACTCCCGCTGGGCCCGAATGGCCAGCCCCTCGGCCCCGACGGCAAGCCGCTGGGACCGGGTGGCGTGCCGCAGCTGAACCTGCCGAACCCGGGCGACAGCACGCACGCTCAGGGGTACAACCCGCCGAAGATCCCCGACCTCAACCTCCCGCCGGGCGGCGGGCCGGGGCCGGGCTCGCCGGGCGGCAGCATCCCGGGCGGCGGCAACCCGCCGTCGTTCAACCCCCCGTCGCTGAACATGCCGCCGCTCAACCTCCCCAAGGACGACAAGGGCAAAGAGGGCACGCAGATCCAGGGGTACAACCCGCCGTCGATCCCGGACGTCAACCTGCCCCCGGGCGGCGGGCCGAACGGGATCAACCCCGGCGGCATCCCGAAGATCCCGGATGTCAACCTCCCGCCGGGCGGCGGCCCCAGCTTCACCCCGCCCAGCATCCCGGGCGGCATCTCGCTCGGCGGCCCGGGCGGCGGCTCGGGCAGTGGCGGCGGCAAGATCCCGTCGATCGGCCTCGGCGGCGGCGTCAACGGTGAAAGCATCAGCAGCCGTCTCGGCGGCGGCGGTGCCGGTGGCATCGGCGGGCTCGGCGGCGGCAAGGGCGGCTCGCTCGGCGGGCCGGGCAGCGCGACCGGAGCCGGCAGCCTGACCCCGGAGGAGCTGGCCGCGCGCGGCGGCGCCGCCGGGGCCGGCGGCAAAGGCGCGGCTGGATCGCCCGGGATGGGCGGCATGGGCGCCGGCGGCAAGGGCGGCAAGGGCCCGGAGGACAAGGAGCACAAGATCGCTGACTTCGTGGAGTCGGACGATCCGTTGTTCTTCTCCCCGGACGAGGTGGTGGCGCCGCCGGTGATCGGCGACTGGAAGAACACGGACTGGAAGTGA
- a CDS encoding type VII secretion target, with amino-acid sequence MTSAFQVEPDDLVAHASHLDGLVDRLHTAVQAADTALSTDAYGLLCAFLPLIVNPTGEKAKEAVSSAGDGVKTTADNVRTAAKTYREGDEAEAEPFKKQAGAEVDAKQLRVGTVERNNA; translated from the coding sequence ATGACGAGCGCTTTTCAGGTAGAGCCGGACGATCTGGTCGCGCACGCCAGCCATCTGGACGGGCTCGTCGACCGTCTGCACACGGCAGTGCAGGCGGCGGACACCGCCTTGTCGACGGATGCGTACGGATTGCTGTGCGCGTTCCTGCCGCTGATCGTCAACCCGACCGGTGAGAAGGCGAAAGAGGCGGTGAGTTCGGCGGGCGACGGTGTGAAGACGACGGCGGACAATGTCCGCACTGCTGCCAAGACTTACCGTGAGGGTGACGAGGCGGAGGCGGAGCCGTTCAAGAAGCAGGCCGGTGCGGAGGTCGACGCGAAGCAGCTGCGGGTCGGCACCGTCGAACGGAACAACGCCTGA
- a CDS encoding TetR/AcrR family transcriptional regulator: protein MTGTTPRERYRAQVRAEIKQHAWEQLATTGVAALSLNAIAKQLGMSGPALYRYYASRDDLLTDLIRDAYRSLADTIQAAGAAGADLAGLANAFRDWALADPHRYFLIYGTPVPGYHAPDDTAQISREIMAVLIDVSAAQLTSSGPSTPFEAELDRHRDWAGESPAPSAALSRALSFWTRVHGVLSLELAGQFTGMDFDPALLFADEVERLLSR, encoded by the coding sequence ATGACCGGGACGACCCCGCGGGAGCGCTACCGGGCGCAGGTGCGCGCGGAGATCAAGCAGCACGCGTGGGAGCAGCTGGCCACGACGGGCGTCGCCGCGCTGTCCCTGAACGCGATCGCCAAGCAGCTGGGAATGAGCGGCCCCGCGCTGTACCGCTACTACGCCAGCCGCGACGACCTGCTCACCGACCTCATCCGGGACGCCTACCGCAGCCTCGCCGACACGATCCAGGCGGCGGGCGCGGCCGGCGCGGACCTGGCCGGGCTGGCCAACGCCTTCCGTGACTGGGCGCTGGCCGATCCCCACCGGTATTTCCTGATCTACGGCACACCCGTGCCCGGCTACCACGCGCCGGACGACACCGCGCAGATCTCGAGGGAGATCATGGCGGTGCTGATCGACGTCAGCGCCGCGCAGCTGACTTCGAGCGGCCCATCCACCCCGTTCGAAGCCGAACTGGACCGCCACCGCGACTGGGCCGGCGAGAGCCCGGCCCCGTCCGCGGCACTGAGCCGGGCGCTGAGCTTCTGGACGCGCGTCCACGGCGTCCTGTCCCTCGAACTGGCCGGCCAATTCACCGGCATGGACTTCGACCCGGCCCTGCTGTTCGCCGACGAGGTAGAACGCTTGCTGTCCCGCTGA
- a CDS encoding ester cyclase, producing the protein MATESADVTLMRAFVEQVHEGGRVELIEEFVDADFRNRSAKEGRSDGRDGVVEVVRALHAAFAGLKVEILHCVETGGVVATHKIYRGRHVGPWLGAPPSGLEVEFRVMDFVRVRDGRFVEHWSVLEPPRGR; encoded by the coding sequence ATGGCTACGGAATCCGCGGACGTCACGTTGATGCGGGCGTTTGTCGAGCAGGTGCATGAGGGCGGCCGAGTAGAGCTGATCGAGGAGTTCGTCGACGCCGATTTCCGCAATCGGTCGGCGAAAGAGGGCCGGTCGGACGGGCGGGATGGGGTGGTCGAGGTCGTGCGGGCGCTGCATGCGGCGTTTGCGGGGCTGAAGGTCGAGATCCTGCACTGCGTCGAAACCGGTGGTGTTGTCGCCACCCACAAGATCTACCGGGGGCGCCACGTCGGGCCGTGGCTGGGCGCGCCGCCGTCCGGGCTCGAGGTCGAGTTCCGGGTGATGGACTTCGTGCGGGTGCGCGACGGGCGGTTCGTCGAGCATTGGTCGGTGCTCGAACCGCCGCGGGGGCGATGA
- a CDS encoding carboxymuconolactone decarboxylase family protein, with protein MPHATTPRILPLPLDELDKEHRQLAKIGADTIIQVLAHHPALMDASSQLGGFLLGKGKLDARIRELAILRVALRCEAPFEWANHVPAALGAGATPAEIDALSDATAPWPPLEDAVLRAVDEVCQNVFVSDQTWADLAATRDDAEILELLFLIGYYRMMAGVLNSVGVEVKAGLPALGQSAVPTVTAGAPLDQSAAASQPPTLRVSSGKTGPDGAWNITFTHPAGSKDLLLTLDTTGETIAGSIVDDQLEITVPITTGTVEANHLTFTASLADPFPFDLTVEGTINADVFTGSVTVAGSGTFPFSGTRAG; from the coding sequence ATGCCGCACGCCACCACTCCCCGCATCCTCCCGCTCCCCCTCGACGAATTGGACAAGGAACACCGGCAGCTGGCCAAAATCGGTGCCGACACGATCATCCAGGTGCTGGCGCACCACCCGGCCCTGATGGACGCCTCCTCCCAGCTCGGCGGATTCCTGCTGGGCAAGGGAAAACTGGACGCGCGCATCCGCGAGCTAGCGATCCTCCGAGTCGCACTGCGCTGCGAAGCGCCCTTCGAATGGGCGAACCACGTCCCCGCGGCCTTGGGCGCCGGCGCCACCCCAGCCGAAATCGACGCCCTCTCCGACGCCACCGCCCCCTGGCCTCCGCTCGAAGACGCGGTCCTACGTGCCGTCGACGAGGTCTGCCAGAACGTCTTCGTCTCCGACCAGACGTGGGCCGACTTAGCGGCGACCCGCGACGACGCGGAAATCCTGGAGTTGCTGTTCCTGATCGGGTACTACCGGATGATGGCGGGTGTCCTGAATTCCGTTGGCGTGGAAGTGAAAGCCGGCCTGCCCGCACTCGGCCAGTCCGCGGTCCCGACTGTGACTGCGGGTGCGCCGCTGGACCAGTCCGCAGCCGCGTCCCAGCCGCCCACCCTCCGTGTCAGCAGCGGCAAAACCGGCCCGGACGGCGCGTGGAACATCACCTTCACCCACCCCGCGGGCAGCAAGGACCTGCTCCTCACCCTGGACACCACCGGTGAAACCATCGCCGGCTCCATTGTGGACGACCAGCTGGAGATCACCGTCCCCATCACCACCGGCACTGTGGAGGCCAACCACCTGACCTTCACCGCCAGCCTGGCCGACCCGTTCCCCTTCGACCTCACCGTCGAGGGCACCATCAACGCCGACGTCTTCACCGGCTCGGTCACCGTCGCCGGCAGCGGAACGTTCCCCTTCTCCGGCACCCGCGCCGGCTGA
- a CDS encoding TetR/AcrR family transcriptional regulator, which produces MDSAEPDRGDLTARARIRDAAMAHFGEHGFDGATIRGIAETAGVSSGLVRHHFGSKQGLRDACDAHLAKVLRRLNDRVLADRTPEDVNYVAAARAAVGPYQGYLARALTEGGAAPLFDEMVELGRQWLVDTDRERSDPPDVDPKVRAAVGTAMALSITVLHEHVSRAMGVDVFSPEGDELLARALIDIHSHPQLNLEDAAAARAALDHIRQTRPTR; this is translated from the coding sequence ATGGATAGTGCGGAGCCCGACCGTGGGGACCTGACCGCGCGGGCCCGGATCAGGGACGCCGCGATGGCCCACTTCGGCGAGCACGGATTCGACGGCGCCACGATCCGCGGCATCGCCGAGACCGCGGGGGTGTCCTCCGGCTTGGTGCGCCATCATTTCGGCTCCAAACAAGGATTGCGGGACGCCTGCGACGCGCACCTGGCCAAGGTGCTCCGCCGGCTCAACGACCGGGTCCTGGCCGACCGGACGCCCGAGGACGTCAACTACGTCGCCGCGGCGAGGGCCGCGGTGGGCCCGTACCAGGGTTACCTCGCGCGTGCCCTGACCGAGGGCGGGGCCGCGCCGCTGTTCGACGAGATGGTCGAACTCGGCCGGCAGTGGCTGGTCGACACCGACCGCGAACGCTCTGACCCGCCGGACGTCGACCCGAAGGTCCGGGCGGCCGTGGGCACCGCGATGGCGCTGTCCATCACCGTGCTGCACGAGCACGTCTCGCGGGCCATGGGCGTCGACGTGTTCAGCCCCGAGGGCGACGAGCTGCTCGCGCGCGCCCTGATCGACATCCACTCCCATCCGCAGCTCAACCTCGAAGACGCCGCGGCCGCCCGCGCCGCGCTCGACCACATCCGGCAAACCCGGCCGACCCGTTGA